Proteins from a genomic interval of Trachemys scripta elegans isolate TJP31775 chromosome 25, CAS_Tse_1.0, whole genome shotgun sequence:
- the AP4M1 gene encoding AP-4 complex subunit mu-1, protein MEGGGLGRHWGSSPVTLSPLPAELRIGLTEEFYVGKSELRGYGTAVRADQCAFHSSVKLDEFESSRILKVTPSQGELPVMQYQLSDDIPCALPFHLFPMLERDPTGRLRIYLKLRCDLAPKSQALNVRVQLPVPKGVVSLSQELSSPEQTAELQPSIKAIRWVIPRVQGGSQLSALFKLEIPGLSSSSLLEVGPVNMSFELPMHTCSGLQIRFLRFTAPQAGLPHRWVRYVSHSDSYVIRL, encoded by the exons GGGGCTCGGCCGGCATTGGGGCAGCTCTCCCGTGAcgctctcccctctccctgcagagctGCGCATCGGGCTGACGGAGGAGTTCTACGTGGGGAAGTCAGAGCTGCGAG GCTACGGCACCGCCGTCCGCGCCGACCAATGCGCCTTCCACAGCTCTGTGAAGCTAGACGAGTTCGAGAGCAGCCGCATCCTGAAGGTCACCCCCAGCCAAGGGGAG ctgccGGTGATGCAGTACCAGCTGTCAGACGACATCCCCTGCGCCCTGcccttccacctcttccccatgctGGAGAGGGACCCCACGGGCAG GCTCCGCATCTACCTCAAGCTCCGCTGTGACCTGGCTCCCAAAAG CCAGGCCCTGAACGTGCGAGTCCAGCTGCCGGTGCCGAAGGGGGTCGTCAG cctgtcCCAGGAGCTAAGCAGCCCTGAGCAGACCGCCGAGCTGCAGCCCAGCATCAAGGCCATTCGCTGGGTGATCCCGCGCGTCCAAGGGGGCTCCCAGCTCTCCGCCCTCTTCAAG ctggagATCCCAGGGCTGAGCAGCTCCTCACTGCTGGAAGTGGGGCCGGTGAACATGTCCTTCGAGCTGCCCATGCACACCTGCTCTGGCCTGCAGATCCGCTTCCTGCGCTTCACGGCCCCACAGGCCGGGCTGCCCCACCGCTGGGTGCGCTACGTGTCCCACAGCGACTCCTACGTCATCcgcctctga